In the genome of Nonomuraea sp. NBC_00507, the window CCTTGCCGAGCAGCGACCGGCGGGCGGTGACCGCCACCGGTTGCGGGTCGCCGTACGAGACGGAGAAGGAGTCCGGCGCGAAGTCGGGCACCGTGCGCCCGACCACGGAGACGGGCTTGTCCGGCGTGTGCACGGTCTTGGCCGCGGCCAGCGCCAGGGGGATGTTCATGGTGAACTCCTCCTGGATCAGCTCCTCGTCGTCGGGGAAGGTGAACCCGAGCCCGCCGGCGCAGTCCGCGAGCGTCCACTCGTCATTGGGGTTGCGCTCGGCCGCCGCCTCGCACGTGGACATCTCCGGCGTGATCGACATGATGCCGCGCAGGTTGGTCATGTGCCCGTCGGTCTCGCCGTTGGTGGTGTAGAGCTCGGCGCCGATGTCCGGGTCGTACGTCGGCACCGCCGGGTTCGCGTCGTCGCCCAGCAGGGCCTCGAAGATCAGGTCGTCGGGCGATGGCGTGGCCTGCTGCCAGCCGATGCCGTACAGCAGCAGCATGGCCGCGGAGTGGTAGTTCAGCATGTACGTGAACCGCACCCGCTTGGTGAGGTTGTCCAGCGCCACGGTCTCCGGCTCGGACTGCGCCGCCGGCCCGCGGTAGGTCTGGCTGGAGAGGAGACTCGAGGAGCCCTCGTCGTCGTAGCGCCACTTGTAGGCGAAGTTGCGGTTGGGGTCGACGCCGTCGTTGCTGGTGATCTGGCCGTCGCCGTCGTTGTCACGCAGGTTCTTGCGCCACAGCCGGTTGTCGGGGGTGAAGCTGTAGTCGTAGCCGTCGGGGTTGGCCACCGGCAGGAACCACAGCTCCGTGGTGTTCACCAGCTGGGTCAGCTCGGCGTTGCTCCCGTAGCCGTTGAGGAAGTGGTGCAGCAGCCGCCGCACCATCTCGGGCGTGATCCACTCACGGGCGTGCTGGGCCGCCAGATACAGCATGGCCGGGCGGCTGCCGTCACGCAGCTTGCGCGCGTCCTTGGTCAGCTTGATCGCCGTGATCGGCGTGCCGTTGAGGCTGTTGCCGATGTTGACGACCTTCGCGATGCCGGGCTTGGCGTTGGCCGCGGCGATGATCTCCTCGCGGAGGCCGCCCGCACCCGCGTACCGCTTGAAGACCCCGTCGCCCTTCTGCGCGAGCCGCGCCCGGTTCGCGTTCTGGGCGGTGAGGGTGATGCCTTGCTTGGCGAGCGAGTCGGCCAGCGCGGAGGCGAGGATCACCTCGATGGTGACCTTGCCGTCGGCCCGCTTGACGATCCTCATTTCCTCGCGGTCCACGCCTGCCGCGACGAGCCTGGCCATCTGGTCGGCGGTGAGTTCGCCGGTGTAGACGAACACACCGTCGGGTCCTGCCGGTTTCGGCACCGCTGAGGCTGGGGGTGCGGTGACCGAACCGAGTAACAGGAGCATGCCGGTGAACATGACGAGTATGCGCTTCATCGCGCCTCCGAGAAGTCGGCCCCCGAATGCCGCTAGGGATTGCCCGCAATCTCCGTGTACGCCGGACGCTTGTCAATCATCACGGCCACATCCGGTCAATCCTGATCCAGCCGGAGTCCGGCTCCGTAGAGTCCTGCGAATGGGCGCCGTCGAACCACGGAGCCGGCCAAGCATGCGCGCGTAACGGTGGCGCGCCGGTGAGGCGGAGGAGCGTCCCCTGGAGGGCCCTCAGCCGAAGTGCGGCGGGAGGAGCCCACGTGGCCTGCCGTAAAGGATGGTCTGGCCTTTGCCCGAAAAGCGGCCGCGCGCCGAAAGTACGGCGGACGGCCCTTGCACGAGAAACGGCCGCCCGCCGAAAGTACGGCGGACGGCCCTTGCACGAGAAACGGCCGCCCGCCGAAAGTACGGCGGACGGCCCTTGCACGAGAAACGGCCGCCCGCCGAAAGTACGGCGGGCGGCCGAACACGACTCCAAGAAATCAGTCGTTGAGGTGCTGGCGCAGGTAGGACTCGACGCCGTCGATGGAGATGCGCTCCTGGGCCATGCTGTCCCGCTCGCGAATCGTCACCGCCTGGTCTTCCAGCGTGTCGAAGTCGACCGTGATGCAGAACGGCGTGCCGATCTCATCCTGCCGCCGGTAGCGGCGGCCGATGGCGCCCGCGTCGTCGAACTCGACGTTCCACCGGCGGCGCAGCTGCGCGGCCAGGTCGCGGGCCTTCGGCGACAGGTCGGTGTTGCGCGACAGCGGCAGCACCGCGGCCTTGACCGGGGCGAGCCGGTGGTCGAGCCGCATGACCGTGCGCTTTTCCATCTGGCCCTTGGCGTTGGGCGCCTCGTCCTCGCTATAGGCGTCCAGCAGGAACGTCAGCGTGGCCCGGTCGACGCCGGCCGCCGGCTCGATGACATAGGGGACGTAGCGCTCGCCGGTGTCCTGCTCGAAGAAGCTGAGGTCGACGCCCGACGCCTTGGAGTGGGAGGTCAGGTCGAAGTCGGTGCGGTTGGCGATGCCTTCGAGCTCACCCCACTCAGAACCGGTGAAGTTGAACCGGTATTCGACGTCGACGGTGCGCTTGGAGTAGTGGGACAACTTTTCCTTGGGGTGCTCGTAGAGCCGGAGGTTGTCCTTGTTGATGCCGAGGTCGGAATACCAGCGGAAGCGCTCGTCGATCCAGTATTGGTGCCACTCTTCGTCCGTGCCCGGCTTGACGAAGAACTCCATCTCCATCTGCTCGAACTCGCGGGTGCGGAAGATGAAGTTGCCCGGCGTGATCTCGTTGCGGAACGACTTGCCGATCTGGCCGATGCCGAACGGGATCTTCTTGCGCGCGGACTGCTGCACGTTGAGGTAGTTGATGAAGATGCCCTGCGCGGTCTCGGGGCGCAGGAAGGCCAGGCCCGACTCGTCCTCGACCGGGCCGAGGAACGTCTTGAGCAGACCGCTGAACTGCCGCGGCTCGGTGAAGGTGCCCTTGTTGCCGCAGTTGGGGCAGGTGATGTCGGCCAGGCCACCCTCGGGCGTCTTGCCGTTCTTCTCCTCGTACGCCTCGATGAGGTGATCGGCCCGGAACCGCTTGTGGCAGGACAGGCACTCGGTCAGCGGGTCGGTGAAGGTGTCGACGTGACCGCTGGCCCGCCACACCTCGGGCGCCAGGATGACGCAGGAGTCGAGGCCGACGATGTCCTCGCGGGCCTGGACCATCGACAGCCACCACTGCCGCTTGACGTTGTTCTTCAGCTCGACACCCAGTGGACCGTAGTCCCACGACGCGCGCAGTCCGCCGTAGATCTCGCTCGACGGGTAAACGAGCCCGCGGCGTTTGGCGAGGCTGACGATGGTGTCCATGACGTCGGTGCGTCGTGCCATTGTGGTTGGTTCTCTTTCCGGCTGGAGGTCGGCGAGTGAAATTGGTGAGCTCCCAGCTTAGGGGACGGTCGCACGTTCTCGCGCGCGAGAATTCGTCACGCGCCCTCTACGTCCTGAATGTAGACGTCCTCGTACGCGCTGGGCTCGTTGACCATGAGAATCATCAACGGATACATCGCCATCCGGGCGGCGGACAGCGCCCTGCGGTAGAACCCTGCTCCCTCCCACTCGGTGACCAGCGCCCACAGATTGGGCTCGTCCACCGACCGGGCCAGCCGGCCACGCTGGTAGCCCGGCTGGGTGGCGAACGTTTCGAGGATCGCGTGGGCCTGCTTGACGAAGTCTTGGGACTGGGACTCTGGAACGGTGTATCTGATCACAGCGAGCACGCGACCAGCCTAGAGGCGAAGCAGGCCCACTACGGGCCCTTAGGCGGGGTGTTCGCCGGCGCATTCCGCGCGGGCGTGCCTGCGGGTCCCGTAGGCTCGGGGCGTGGCTGCGAACAACAAGCGCCCGCTCCCTCAGGGTGAGCGGTTCTTCACGCCGGGCGCGACCGGGCTGCGCAAGGCCGTGGAGCAGCGGAGCGCGGTGCCGATGACCTACCTGTTCACGCAGGTGCCCCGGTGGGTGCCGCCCGTGTTGCTGGTGGTGTTGCTGCTGGTCGGGTTCGCCGTGGCCAATCCGCTGGGCGGGGTGGCGGCGCTGGTCGTGCTGGCGTTCGTGACGTGGCTGGCCTATCTGTCCTGGCCGTCGCTGCGGATCGGCGGGAGGCTGGTGCGGGTCGCCATGATGACCTTTCTGATCCTGCTCGCGGCGACCCGCTTCGGCCTCATCTAGGGCAGCAGCGTGTAGTGGGGGAAGTTGCCCGGGAGGCGCTCGGCGTCCGGGCCCGTGGTCACGGCCCTGACCAGGAGGTCACCGCCGACGAACGCGCCGCGCCAGGACGCCCCGAGGCCGCCGAAGAGCTCGTCGCGGTCGCCTCGTGAGCGCGGCCGGTTGTGGCCGACCTTGAAGGACCGCACCTCGGACGACAGCCGCTGGAAGGTCTCCTCCTCGTCGCAGGACAGGGTGGCGACGAGGGCGCCGTTGCTGGCGTTCATGGCGGCCAGCAGCTCCGCTTCGGTGTCCACCAGCACGATCGTGTCGACCGGGCCGAAGGGCTCGGCGTGGTGGAGAGGCGAGGAGGGCGGCGGGTTGAGGAGCGCCGTCGGGGCGAAGTAGGCGGAAATATCCTGCCCCGGAAGGAAATGTCCGGTGTCGAGGGACGCCCGGTGGACCGGGACGCCGCCCCGGGCGATCGCCTCGTCCACCTGGTCGGCCAGTTCTTTGGCCTTCGAGGCGTTGATCAGCGGGCCGAAGTCCAGCTGCGGCAGCGGATCGTCGGGATCTTGGACGGCGAGCGGGTGCCCGAAGCGCAGCGATCCGACCGCCGTCAGATAGGACTGCAGGAACTCGTGGAACAACGACCGCTGCACCACGAACCGCGGGTAGGCCGTGCAACGTTGCTTACCGTAGTCGAACGACGCCCGGATCTGCCGGGTGAGCAGCTCCCAGTCGCCGTAGCCCCACACGCCCCAGCAGTTGAGCCCCTCCTGCTCCAGCACGTGCCGTCGCCCGAGGTCGGCCACGGAGCCGGCGACCTTCGCCCCGGCGCTCCTGCCGCCGACGAAAGACACGCACCCGAGCGAGCGGCCCGCCACCAGCACGGGTGACAACTCCGAGCCGCCCCCGCTGACCAGCGTGAACGGCAGCCCTTCCCGTACGGCGAGCGCGCAGGCGAGGGTGAGGCAGCTCAGGCCGCCGTCCGTTGGGGTCTTGGCGATGACCGCGTTGCCGGCCAGCGCCTGCACGAGCATGGCGTGCATGAGCACGCTCATCGGATAGTTCCAGCTGGCGATGTTGCTGACCGGCCCGGGCAGCGGCATGCG includes:
- a CDS encoding glycine--tRNA ligase, translated to MARRTDVMDTIVSLAKRRGLVYPSSEIYGGLRASWDYGPLGVELKNNVKRQWWLSMVQAREDIVGLDSCVILAPEVWRASGHVDTFTDPLTECLSCHKRFRADHLIEAYEEKNGKTPEGGLADITCPNCGNKGTFTEPRQFSGLLKTFLGPVEDESGLAFLRPETAQGIFINYLNVQQSARKKIPFGIGQIGKSFRNEITPGNFIFRTREFEQMEMEFFVKPGTDEEWHQYWIDERFRWYSDLGINKDNLRLYEHPKEKLSHYSKRTVDVEYRFNFTGSEWGELEGIANRTDFDLTSHSKASGVDLSFFEQDTGERYVPYVIEPAAGVDRATLTFLLDAYSEDEAPNAKGQMEKRTVMRLDHRLAPVKAAVLPLSRNTDLSPKARDLAAQLRRRWNVEFDDAGAIGRRYRRQDEIGTPFCITVDFDTLEDQAVTIRERDSMAQERISIDGVESYLRQHLND
- a CDS encoding antibiotic biosynthesis monooxygenase family protein, with the protein product MLAVIRYTVPESQSQDFVKQAHAILETFATQPGYQRGRLARSVDEPNLWALVTEWEGAGFYRRALSAARMAMYPLMILMVNEPSAYEDVYIQDVEGA
- a CDS encoding DUF6703 family protein, translated to MAANNKRPLPQGERFFTPGATGLRKAVEQRSAVPMTYLFTQVPRWVPPVLLVVLLLVGFAVANPLGGVAALVVLAFVTWLAYLSWPSLRIGGRLVRVAMMTFLILLAATRFGLI
- a CDS encoding aldehyde dehydrogenase family protein, which translates into the protein MHMRLKPGTAWRDAYDRCCAVAPEAFHDDRVLNHWGGVWHRDGRPVPGFSPLDGTAIAGPPRLDRAGAGRAVAGAVEEHRRWRHLPLDERKAMVSAAVDSMAAHRDLLALLLVWEIGKPWKTACADVDRCLDGVRWYLTEVDRMVAGRMPLPGPVSNIASWNYPMSVLMHAMLVQALAGNAVIAKTPTDGGLSCLTLACALAVREGLPFTLVSGGGSELSPVLVAGRSLGCVSFVGGRSAGAKVAGSVADLGRRHVLEQEGLNCWGVWGYGDWELLTRQIRASFDYGKQRCTAYPRFVVQRSLFHEFLQSYLTAVGSLRFGHPLAVQDPDDPLPQLDFGPLINASKAKELADQVDEAIARGGVPVHRASLDTGHFLPGQDISAYFAPTALLNPPPSSPLHHAEPFGPVDTIVLVDTEAELLAAMNASNGALVATLSCDEEETFQRLSSEVRSFKVGHNRPRSRGDRDELFGGLGASWRGAFVGGDLLVRAVTTGPDAERLPGNFPHYTLLP